In a genomic window of Rhododendron vialii isolate Sample 1 chromosome 12a, ASM3025357v1:
- the LOC131311792 gene encoding uncharacterized protein LOC131311792 isoform X2 yields MEARAPSSLSLGSPADPNQKESWRADVPDDKIDRRRIASETETGRRWREEERETGLLGRKDRRKTDRRVDNTSVRENSDSRVLANDKWQDVNNRSSGHDTRRDNKWSSRWGPEDKEKESRIEKKTDAEKEDAHSDCQPLSVSNPRAVPERDTDSRDKWRPRHRMEGSSSGPGSYRAAPGFGLERGKPEGSNVGFTLGRGRSSVSVVRPPSAGSLGAALFDRTVNVPGKPSSSADTFCYPRGKLLDIYRKQKLDTSFAMMLDQMEEVPAITQVNVIEPLAFVTPDAEEAAILGDLGKGKITSSGVSYSPFRKGRSTDNITDVGDLELTNGKHGMLPSVMSDEVVDAFGRAVNNDTRWASVSSSLDNEDPKTKLKDDTDREGERKVSAATSGTNADELMQAISRSMDFFSVKDSNGAHFDDASQLKGADSVFTKHPSLNDLRSAAAFDISTKLLDDSTSLFFPQSSEENWSGNMQHFQGSHNEYRSEGGILPEEMSLYYLDPQGEIQGPFLGVDIISWLEQGFFGTDLLVRLEDAPEGTPFRELGEVIPHLRVTDGHAFSVDMNSNVEEHGAIEEKMGPSLMASAPVPEMTQLSALNDHSWQSSRFDGIPNQHEHSRQLAHTEGQGFRDFVGQDEDVLFPGRSEIGGNPLGATSLGINNPSANPMSNPSHPVEFTEPGVPSPSNNKLHPFGLSWSELEGNYTSHNETSNGSAQDQLFNPSMGRIGSFGALADSTNAVETWSDVHGRNTVPGPNVYQGAMDAHRASHMDQESIRFRATEKLLLQQYQQQLQQRNLLTHPHLNESVLEQVPSQHYSNQTGPHLDHLLALQQQQQQQQQWLRQQHHQLQQKQQLHQQHLILLQEQQQQSQARQLLREQLLLQSQMQDSGRGMSHVDAVRTTNALEQVLLKQQILHELQQRSLHPPRHADPSLDHLIQAKFGQTQHQSDLLELVSRSKRGQMHTLESQILQQEQLYGRQLPMGLRQQVEMEEERHGGSNWPVDETNQFLRSPAAAHRAHSAGFGPLDFFQQQRPSSKEQLVQVDRNFSLQDRLQRGLYDPGLSPLERQMSMSGGAPGMSLDAVNALTHGQGLDIQEPRARMHSAGQVGGFSSGIHSHHPSISNQFHASPSDSIETHWSETNGQLPNDWMKSRIRQLHLNAELQNRESEVKMASEDPNLWMSTGTSNDNSKRLLMELLHKKSVSQTADSLDTSNEASYERRAPSGRYSETSSSNHSFSFLSGQQAGINHQFALGPYGSNSGGTPSVQLTDENASAVESSGRLPLRSKSEVLSDRDQFLSGFDETSQAIFSNPNMISKKSMEREFLDVDRKKQGFKTEVHMMKGPSSEIQEDRTDQESFAAINCGETPINIISRHNSLGFAGGNIASFNDKVALSDSFVEDVSKGRLPSLASKGSDSFLLKRPPVSQNSSQEGLAELASDTVLRGKHLSSSVPSEGARRESGGHLANQSSDIQIPGKKDLHFRQISSGSDDTDISEPSFIDMLKSNAKKPPQTESAGAGASESSDGSQAARSAKKKGKKGKQIDPALLGFKVTSNRIMMGEIQRADD; encoded by the exons ATG GAAGCACGTGCACCAAGTTCTCTTTCTCTGGGAAGTCCTGCTGATCCCAATCAGAAGGAGAGTTGGCGTGCAGATGTTCCTGATGACAAAATAGATCGGAGAAGAATTGCATCCGAGACTGAGACTGGTCGCCGCTGgcgagaagaagaaagggaaactGGCTTGCTTGGTAGAAAAGATCGTAGGAAGACGGATCGACGTGTTGACAACACCTCGGTTAGAGAAAACTCTGATTCTAGAGTTTTAGCAAATGACAAGTGGCAGGATGTTAATAATCGAAGTTCTGGACATGATACACGACGTGATAACAAGTGGTCGTCTAGGTGGGGTCCGGAAGACAAAGAGAAGGAATCCCGAATTGAAAAAAAGACAGACGCAGAGAAGGAAGATGCTCACAGCGATTGTCAACCACTTTCGGTTAGCAATCCCCGTGCAGTTCCTGAGCGGGACACAGATTCTCGCGATAAGTGGAGGCCACGCCATAGGATGGAGGGAAGTTCTAGCGGGCCAGGTTCCTACCGTGCTGCACCTGGGTTTGGACTTGAGAGAGGAAAGCCAGAGGGTTCTAATGTGGGGTTTACATTAGGACGAGGAAGATCTAGCGTTTCAGTTGTGAGACCTCCATCTGCTGGTTCACTTGGTGCTGCTCTATTTGACAGGACTGTTAATGTTCCTGGGAAACCAAGCTCCTCAGCTGATACTTTTTGCTACCCAAGGGGGAAGCTTCTTGACATTTACCGCAAGCAAAAACTGGATACATCTTTTGCTATGATGCTTGACCAGATGGAGGAAGTACCTGCTATAACACAAGTTAATGTCATTGAGCCATTGGCCTTTGTCACTCCTGACGCAGAAGAGGCT GCTATCCTCGGTGATCTAGGGAAGGGTAAAATCACCAGTAGTGGGGTGTCATACAGTCCATTTAGAAAAGGAAGATCAACTGATAACATTACAG ATGTCGGAGACTTGGAACTGACCAATGGGAAACATGGTATGCTTCCCTCAGTTATGTCTGATGAGGTTGTTGATGCCTTTGGACGAGCTGTGAATAATGATACCCGCTGGGCTAGTGTTTCTAGCTCCTTAGACAACGAGGATCCTAAAACGAAGTTGAAAGATG atACCGATCGTGAGGGAGAAAGGAAAGTTTCTGCAGCTACTTCAGGGACAAATGCTGATGAATTGATGCAAGCAATTTCAAGGAGTATGGATTTCTTCAGTGTGAAAGACAGTAATGGTGCTCACTTTGATGATGCTTCTCAGCTCAAAGGGGCAGATTCTGTGTTCACAAAACATCCTTCTCTCAACGATCTTCGTTCTGCTGCTGCTTTTGATATCAGTACCAAGCTTCTGGATGATTCCacttctctattttttcctcaGTCTTCCGAGGAGAATTGGAGTGGCAATATGCAGCACTTTCAGGGCAGCCACAACGAATATCGATCAGAAGGGGGTATCCTGCCTGAGGAGATGAGTTTGTATTACCTAGATCCCCAGGGAGAGATCCAAGGACCATTTCTTGGGGTTGACATCATTTCATGGTTAGAGCAAGGGTTTTTTGGGACCGATTTGCTGGTCCGTTTGGAAGATGCCCCAGAGGGAACGCCTTTCCGAGAGTTGGGTGAGGTCATCCCGCATCTAAGAGTTACAGATGGACATGCCTTTAGCGTTGATATGAATTCTAATGTAGAAGAACATGGAGCTATAGAAGAGAAAATGGGCCCTAGTTTAATGGCTTCTGCCCCTGTTCCTGAAATGACTCAATTGTCTGCATTAAATGACCATAGCTGGCAATCGTCTAGGTTTGATGGTATACCAAATCAGCATGAACATTCGCGGCAACTCGCACATACAGAGGGTCAAGGCTTTCGTGATTTTGTTGGTCAAGATGAAG ATGTTTTATTCCCGGGAAGATCTGAAATAGGTGGCAATCCGCTCGGAGCAACTTCTTTGGGCATCAACAATCCTTCTGCTAATCCCATGAGCAATCCGTCTCATCCGGTTGAATTTACAGAGCCCGGTGTCCCTAGTCCGAGTAACAATAAGTTGCATCCTTTTGGGCTTTCGTGGTCAGAGCTTGAAGGCAACTATACAAGCCATAACGAAACATCAAACGGTAGTGCTCAGGATCAGCTTTTCAACCCTAGCATGGGAAGAATTGGCTCTTTTGGTGCACTTGCTGATTCAACTAATGCTGTAGAGACATGGTCTGATGTTCATGGGAGAAATACAGTTCCTGGCCCCAACGTGTATCAAGGAGCCATGGATGCTCACAGGGCCTCACATATGGATCAAGAATCTATCCGCTTTCGTGCCACAGAGAAGCTTTTGTTGCAACAATACCAACAACAGCTCCAGCAGCGCAATCTGTTGACTCATCCCCACCTGAATGAATCAGTGCTGGAACAAGTGCCAAGTCAGCATTACAGCAATCAAACAGGGCCACATCTGGACCACCTTTTGGCactacagcagcagcagcagcagcagcagcaatggCTTCGGCAGCAGCATCACCAGTTGCAGCAAAAGCAGCAGTTACATCAACAACATCTAATTCTGTTGCAGGAGCAACAACAGCAGTCTCAAGCTCGACAACTGCTTCGTGAGCAGTTGCTGCTGCAGAGTCAAATGCAAGATTCTGGCCGTGGAATGTCTCACGTTGATGCTGTTAGAACAACCAATGCTCTTGAACAAGTTTTGTTGAAGCAGCAAATTTTGCATGAACTACAACAGCGTTCCCTTCATCCTCCAAGGCATGCTGATCCATCCCTTGACCATCTTATCCAAGCGAAATTTGGTCAAACGCAGCATCAAAGTGACCTGTTGGAGCTTGTATCACGTTCAAAGCGAGGACAGATGCACACTTTGGAAAGTCAGATTCTTCAGCAAGAACAACTTTATGGAAGACAGTTGCCAATGGGGTTGAGGCAGCAGGtggaaatggaagaagagaggCATGGGGGCTCTAACTGGCCTGTTGATGAAACCAATCAGTTCCTTAGAAGTCCTGCTGCTGCACATAGAGCTCACTCTGCTGGGTTTGGACCATTAGATTTTTTTCAGCAACAGAGACCATCCTCTAAGGAGCAGCTAGTTCAAGTTGACCGCAATTTTTCCCTACAAGACCGATTACAGCGAGGCCTTTATGACCCCGGTTTATCGCCATTGGAGCGACAAATGTCTATGTCAGGTGGCGCTCCAGGAATGAGTCTGGATGCGGTGAATGCCTTGACTCACGGTCAAGGTTTAGATATCCAGGAACCAAGAGCCCGAATGCACTCTGCTGGTCAAGTGGGTGGATTCTCCTCTGGTATCCACTCTCACCACCCTTCGATTTCCAATCAGTTTCATGCTTCACCCTCTGATTCGATCGAGACCCACTGGTCTGAGACCAATGGTCAGCTACCAAATGATTGGATGAAATCTCGAATACGGCAATTGCATCTCAATGCGGAGCTGCAGAATAGGGAGTCAGAAGTTAAAATGGCTTCCGAAGATCCAAATTTATGGATGTCAACTGGAACAAGCAATGACAATTCAAAGCGTTTGCTTATGGAATTGCTTCATAAAAAATCAGTCTCTCAAACTGCCGATTCATTAGATACAAGTAATGAAGCATCTTATGAGAGAAGGGCACCTTCAGGTCGCTATTCTGAAACAAGCTCTTCTAATCATTCCTTCAGCTTCTTATCTGGTCAACAAGCTGGTATAAATCACCAGTTTGCCTTAGGACCTTATGGTTCTAATTCAGGTGGAACACCGTCAGTTCAGTTGACGGATGAGAATGCTAGTGCTGTGGAAAGCAGTGGAAGACTCCCCCTTAGATCCAAGTCTGAAGTATTAAGTGATAGAGATCAATTTCTTTCGGGTTTTGATGAAACTTCTCAAGCAATTTTCTCAAATCCCAACATGATTAGTAAGAAGTCTATGGAACGAGAGTTCTTAGATGTGGACCGGAAAAAGCAAGGATTCAAAACTGAGGTTCATATGATGAAGGGACCATCTTCGGAGATTCAAGAAGATAGGACTGACCAGGAAAGCTTTGCTGCTATAAACTGTGGCGAAACACCCATTAATATAATTAGTAGGCATAATTCACTTGGCTTTGCTG GTGGGAACATTGCCTCCTTCAATGACAAAGTTGCGCTTTCTGATTCTTTCGTGGAAGATGTTTCGAAGGGCCG tcTACCATCCCTTGCATCAAAAGGGTCGGACAGTTTTTTGCTGAAGCGTCCACCTGTCTCACAAAATTCATCTCAAGAAGGATTGGCTGAGCTGGCCTCTGATACAGTCTTGCGAGGCAAACACCTTTCATCTTCTGTTCCTTCGGAAG GGGCAAGACGGGAATCCGGGGGACATCTAGCGAACCAAAGTTCTGATATTCAGATACCTGGCAAGAAAGATTTACATTTTCGACAAATCTCATCTGGCAGTGATGATACCGATATCTCAGAGCCATCGTTCATTGACATGCTTAAGAGTAATGCCAAGAAGCCACCACAGACAGAATCTGCAGGAGCAGGAGCATCCGAGTCGTCGGACGGTTCACAGGCAGCCCGCAGCGcgaaaaagaaagggaagaagGGGAAGCAAATTGATCCTGCCCTTCTTGGGTTCAAGGTGACAAGCAATCGCATCATGATGGGTGAAATACAACGGGCGGATGATTAA
- the LOC131311792 gene encoding protein ESSENTIAL FOR POTEXVIRUS ACCUMULATION 1-like isoform X1, with translation MAQRKLDLPDDLLSSKPSDLSSIANVKASGGNEDEKGLIGILDDQKGTSDQAALESNIPLSPQWLYVKPSETKMEARAPSSLSLGSPADPNQKESWRADVPDDKIDRRRIASETETGRRWREEERETGLLGRKDRRKTDRRVDNTSVRENSDSRVLANDKWQDVNNRSSGHDTRRDNKWSSRWGPEDKEKESRIEKKTDAEKEDAHSDCQPLSVSNPRAVPERDTDSRDKWRPRHRMEGSSSGPGSYRAAPGFGLERGKPEGSNVGFTLGRGRSSVSVVRPPSAGSLGAALFDRTVNVPGKPSSSADTFCYPRGKLLDIYRKQKLDTSFAMMLDQMEEVPAITQVNVIEPLAFVTPDAEEAAILGDLGKGKITSSGVSYSPFRKGRSTDNITDVGDLELTNGKHGMLPSVMSDEVVDAFGRAVNNDTRWASVSSSLDNEDPKTKLKDDTDREGERKVSAATSGTNADELMQAISRSMDFFSVKDSNGAHFDDASQLKGADSVFTKHPSLNDLRSAAAFDISTKLLDDSTSLFFPQSSEENWSGNMQHFQGSHNEYRSEGGILPEEMSLYYLDPQGEIQGPFLGVDIISWLEQGFFGTDLLVRLEDAPEGTPFRELGEVIPHLRVTDGHAFSVDMNSNVEEHGAIEEKMGPSLMASAPVPEMTQLSALNDHSWQSSRFDGIPNQHEHSRQLAHTEGQGFRDFVGQDEDVLFPGRSEIGGNPLGATSLGINNPSANPMSNPSHPVEFTEPGVPSPSNNKLHPFGLSWSELEGNYTSHNETSNGSAQDQLFNPSMGRIGSFGALADSTNAVETWSDVHGRNTVPGPNVYQGAMDAHRASHMDQESIRFRATEKLLLQQYQQQLQQRNLLTHPHLNESVLEQVPSQHYSNQTGPHLDHLLALQQQQQQQQQWLRQQHHQLQQKQQLHQQHLILLQEQQQQSQARQLLREQLLLQSQMQDSGRGMSHVDAVRTTNALEQVLLKQQILHELQQRSLHPPRHADPSLDHLIQAKFGQTQHQSDLLELVSRSKRGQMHTLESQILQQEQLYGRQLPMGLRQQVEMEEERHGGSNWPVDETNQFLRSPAAAHRAHSAGFGPLDFFQQQRPSSKEQLVQVDRNFSLQDRLQRGLYDPGLSPLERQMSMSGGAPGMSLDAVNALTHGQGLDIQEPRARMHSAGQVGGFSSGIHSHHPSISNQFHASPSDSIETHWSETNGQLPNDWMKSRIRQLHLNAELQNRESEVKMASEDPNLWMSTGTSNDNSKRLLMELLHKKSVSQTADSLDTSNEASYERRAPSGRYSETSSSNHSFSFLSGQQAGINHQFALGPYGSNSGGTPSVQLTDENASAVESSGRLPLRSKSEVLSDRDQFLSGFDETSQAIFSNPNMISKKSMEREFLDVDRKKQGFKTEVHMMKGPSSEIQEDRTDQESFAAINCGETPINIISRHNSLGFAGGNIASFNDKVALSDSFVEDVSKGRLPSLASKGSDSFLLKRPPVSQNSSQEGLAELASDTVLRGKHLSSSVPSEGARRESGGHLANQSSDIQIPGKKDLHFRQISSGSDDTDISEPSFIDMLKSNAKKPPQTESAGAGASESSDGSQAARSAKKKGKKGKQIDPALLGFKVTSNRIMMGEIQRADD, from the exons ATGGCTCAACGCAAGCTTGATCTCCCCGATGATCTCCTCTCATCCAAGCCGTCCGATCTCTCTTCAATTGCCAACG TGAAAGCTTCAGGAGGGAATGAGGATGAGAAGGGCTTGATAGGGATACTTGATGATCAGAaag GTACTTCAGATCAAGCAGCATTAGAAAGCAACATTCCTTTGTCTCCCCAGTGGCTTTATGTTAAACCTAGTGAGACGAAGATG GAAGCACGTGCACCAAGTTCTCTTTCTCTGGGAAGTCCTGCTGATCCCAATCAGAAGGAGAGTTGGCGTGCAGATGTTCCTGATGACAAAATAGATCGGAGAAGAATTGCATCCGAGACTGAGACTGGTCGCCGCTGgcgagaagaagaaagggaaactGGCTTGCTTGGTAGAAAAGATCGTAGGAAGACGGATCGACGTGTTGACAACACCTCGGTTAGAGAAAACTCTGATTCTAGAGTTTTAGCAAATGACAAGTGGCAGGATGTTAATAATCGAAGTTCTGGACATGATACACGACGTGATAACAAGTGGTCGTCTAGGTGGGGTCCGGAAGACAAAGAGAAGGAATCCCGAATTGAAAAAAAGACAGACGCAGAGAAGGAAGATGCTCACAGCGATTGTCAACCACTTTCGGTTAGCAATCCCCGTGCAGTTCCTGAGCGGGACACAGATTCTCGCGATAAGTGGAGGCCACGCCATAGGATGGAGGGAAGTTCTAGCGGGCCAGGTTCCTACCGTGCTGCACCTGGGTTTGGACTTGAGAGAGGAAAGCCAGAGGGTTCTAATGTGGGGTTTACATTAGGACGAGGAAGATCTAGCGTTTCAGTTGTGAGACCTCCATCTGCTGGTTCACTTGGTGCTGCTCTATTTGACAGGACTGTTAATGTTCCTGGGAAACCAAGCTCCTCAGCTGATACTTTTTGCTACCCAAGGGGGAAGCTTCTTGACATTTACCGCAAGCAAAAACTGGATACATCTTTTGCTATGATGCTTGACCAGATGGAGGAAGTACCTGCTATAACACAAGTTAATGTCATTGAGCCATTGGCCTTTGTCACTCCTGACGCAGAAGAGGCT GCTATCCTCGGTGATCTAGGGAAGGGTAAAATCACCAGTAGTGGGGTGTCATACAGTCCATTTAGAAAAGGAAGATCAACTGATAACATTACAG ATGTCGGAGACTTGGAACTGACCAATGGGAAACATGGTATGCTTCCCTCAGTTATGTCTGATGAGGTTGTTGATGCCTTTGGACGAGCTGTGAATAATGATACCCGCTGGGCTAGTGTTTCTAGCTCCTTAGACAACGAGGATCCTAAAACGAAGTTGAAAGATG atACCGATCGTGAGGGAGAAAGGAAAGTTTCTGCAGCTACTTCAGGGACAAATGCTGATGAATTGATGCAAGCAATTTCAAGGAGTATGGATTTCTTCAGTGTGAAAGACAGTAATGGTGCTCACTTTGATGATGCTTCTCAGCTCAAAGGGGCAGATTCTGTGTTCACAAAACATCCTTCTCTCAACGATCTTCGTTCTGCTGCTGCTTTTGATATCAGTACCAAGCTTCTGGATGATTCCacttctctattttttcctcaGTCTTCCGAGGAGAATTGGAGTGGCAATATGCAGCACTTTCAGGGCAGCCACAACGAATATCGATCAGAAGGGGGTATCCTGCCTGAGGAGATGAGTTTGTATTACCTAGATCCCCAGGGAGAGATCCAAGGACCATTTCTTGGGGTTGACATCATTTCATGGTTAGAGCAAGGGTTTTTTGGGACCGATTTGCTGGTCCGTTTGGAAGATGCCCCAGAGGGAACGCCTTTCCGAGAGTTGGGTGAGGTCATCCCGCATCTAAGAGTTACAGATGGACATGCCTTTAGCGTTGATATGAATTCTAATGTAGAAGAACATGGAGCTATAGAAGAGAAAATGGGCCCTAGTTTAATGGCTTCTGCCCCTGTTCCTGAAATGACTCAATTGTCTGCATTAAATGACCATAGCTGGCAATCGTCTAGGTTTGATGGTATACCAAATCAGCATGAACATTCGCGGCAACTCGCACATACAGAGGGTCAAGGCTTTCGTGATTTTGTTGGTCAAGATGAAG ATGTTTTATTCCCGGGAAGATCTGAAATAGGTGGCAATCCGCTCGGAGCAACTTCTTTGGGCATCAACAATCCTTCTGCTAATCCCATGAGCAATCCGTCTCATCCGGTTGAATTTACAGAGCCCGGTGTCCCTAGTCCGAGTAACAATAAGTTGCATCCTTTTGGGCTTTCGTGGTCAGAGCTTGAAGGCAACTATACAAGCCATAACGAAACATCAAACGGTAGTGCTCAGGATCAGCTTTTCAACCCTAGCATGGGAAGAATTGGCTCTTTTGGTGCACTTGCTGATTCAACTAATGCTGTAGAGACATGGTCTGATGTTCATGGGAGAAATACAGTTCCTGGCCCCAACGTGTATCAAGGAGCCATGGATGCTCACAGGGCCTCACATATGGATCAAGAATCTATCCGCTTTCGTGCCACAGAGAAGCTTTTGTTGCAACAATACCAACAACAGCTCCAGCAGCGCAATCTGTTGACTCATCCCCACCTGAATGAATCAGTGCTGGAACAAGTGCCAAGTCAGCATTACAGCAATCAAACAGGGCCACATCTGGACCACCTTTTGGCactacagcagcagcagcagcagcagcagcaatggCTTCGGCAGCAGCATCACCAGTTGCAGCAAAAGCAGCAGTTACATCAACAACATCTAATTCTGTTGCAGGAGCAACAACAGCAGTCTCAAGCTCGACAACTGCTTCGTGAGCAGTTGCTGCTGCAGAGTCAAATGCAAGATTCTGGCCGTGGAATGTCTCACGTTGATGCTGTTAGAACAACCAATGCTCTTGAACAAGTTTTGTTGAAGCAGCAAATTTTGCATGAACTACAACAGCGTTCCCTTCATCCTCCAAGGCATGCTGATCCATCCCTTGACCATCTTATCCAAGCGAAATTTGGTCAAACGCAGCATCAAAGTGACCTGTTGGAGCTTGTATCACGTTCAAAGCGAGGACAGATGCACACTTTGGAAAGTCAGATTCTTCAGCAAGAACAACTTTATGGAAGACAGTTGCCAATGGGGTTGAGGCAGCAGGtggaaatggaagaagagaggCATGGGGGCTCTAACTGGCCTGTTGATGAAACCAATCAGTTCCTTAGAAGTCCTGCTGCTGCACATAGAGCTCACTCTGCTGGGTTTGGACCATTAGATTTTTTTCAGCAACAGAGACCATCCTCTAAGGAGCAGCTAGTTCAAGTTGACCGCAATTTTTCCCTACAAGACCGATTACAGCGAGGCCTTTATGACCCCGGTTTATCGCCATTGGAGCGACAAATGTCTATGTCAGGTGGCGCTCCAGGAATGAGTCTGGATGCGGTGAATGCCTTGACTCACGGTCAAGGTTTAGATATCCAGGAACCAAGAGCCCGAATGCACTCTGCTGGTCAAGTGGGTGGATTCTCCTCTGGTATCCACTCTCACCACCCTTCGATTTCCAATCAGTTTCATGCTTCACCCTCTGATTCGATCGAGACCCACTGGTCTGAGACCAATGGTCAGCTACCAAATGATTGGATGAAATCTCGAATACGGCAATTGCATCTCAATGCGGAGCTGCAGAATAGGGAGTCAGAAGTTAAAATGGCTTCCGAAGATCCAAATTTATGGATGTCAACTGGAACAAGCAATGACAATTCAAAGCGTTTGCTTATGGAATTGCTTCATAAAAAATCAGTCTCTCAAACTGCCGATTCATTAGATACAAGTAATGAAGCATCTTATGAGAGAAGGGCACCTTCAGGTCGCTATTCTGAAACAAGCTCTTCTAATCATTCCTTCAGCTTCTTATCTGGTCAACAAGCTGGTATAAATCACCAGTTTGCCTTAGGACCTTATGGTTCTAATTCAGGTGGAACACCGTCAGTTCAGTTGACGGATGAGAATGCTAGTGCTGTGGAAAGCAGTGGAAGACTCCCCCTTAGATCCAAGTCTGAAGTATTAAGTGATAGAGATCAATTTCTTTCGGGTTTTGATGAAACTTCTCAAGCAATTTTCTCAAATCCCAACATGATTAGTAAGAAGTCTATGGAACGAGAGTTCTTAGATGTGGACCGGAAAAAGCAAGGATTCAAAACTGAGGTTCATATGATGAAGGGACCATCTTCGGAGATTCAAGAAGATAGGACTGACCAGGAAAGCTTTGCTGCTATAAACTGTGGCGAAACACCCATTAATATAATTAGTAGGCATAATTCACTTGGCTTTGCTG GTGGGAACATTGCCTCCTTCAATGACAAAGTTGCGCTTTCTGATTCTTTCGTGGAAGATGTTTCGAAGGGCCG tcTACCATCCCTTGCATCAAAAGGGTCGGACAGTTTTTTGCTGAAGCGTCCACCTGTCTCACAAAATTCATCTCAAGAAGGATTGGCTGAGCTGGCCTCTGATACAGTCTTGCGAGGCAAACACCTTTCATCTTCTGTTCCTTCGGAAG GGGCAAGACGGGAATCCGGGGGACATCTAGCGAACCAAAGTTCTGATATTCAGATACCTGGCAAGAAAGATTTACATTTTCGACAAATCTCATCTGGCAGTGATGATACCGATATCTCAGAGCCATCGTTCATTGACATGCTTAAGAGTAATGCCAAGAAGCCACCACAGACAGAATCTGCAGGAGCAGGAGCATCCGAGTCGTCGGACGGTTCACAGGCAGCCCGCAGCGcgaaaaagaaagggaagaagGGGAAGCAAATTGATCCTGCCCTTCTTGGGTTCAAGGTGACAAGCAATCGCATCATGATGGGTGAAATACAACGGGCGGATGATTAA